The following DNA comes from Caulobacter mirabilis.
GCGTCCGGGTCGCCCAGGTCGCCAACTGGCCGGCCCGTGCGACGCGCCGCGAACAGGTCTCCGACACCGCCAATACGCGGGGATCGGCGCAGCTGCTCACGCGCGTCAGCGCCGACGGCCGCGTTCACGCCGTCATCCGCCCGCCCGCAGACTACGCCAGGCCCGCCGCGGCCGAGGCCTCGGTCAATGCGGCCGCGCCGGCGCCGATCCTGATCAAGCCCGCCGCGCCGGCCCCGGCGCCGAAGCCTCAGCCGAAGCCTCAGCCCGCCGGCGACGACGCCATCTCGACCGCCTCGGCCGGTTAGGCCGTCTTCGCGCCGAAGAGCCGATCGGCCAGCCAGGCCCCGCCGAGCACAACCACGATCGCGGCGGCGACGAACCAGGCCGGATGCGGGATCATGACCAGGGTCGCGGCCGACGCCGCGGCCACGACCGCCGCGGCGATCCCGCCGGCCAGACGCCGCCGCCGCGAGACCAGCAAGGCCGCGGCCGAGGCGGTGAAGGTTCCCAGTCCCCAGGCGACCAGAACCGCGACAAGGGCGCCGATCGGCAGGGTCGGGATCAGGGCCTTGACCGCTTCCCGGTCGGACGGGTCCAGGCCCGGGGGCGGCGGAAAGATCTGATGGCCGATCAATTCGGCGACCATCACGACGGCGAAGCCGGCGACGACGCCGACGATCACGCCCAGAACCAGACGAAGCATCGCTTGGGCCTCCGCATGCTCTTTTCGTTCGCCCAAGGTTCACTAGATTGGCGGGATGCTCAAGTTCGCCCAACGGGGGGCGGCGGGCTTCGCCCTGGCCGTACTCGTCCTGATCGCCCTCGGAGGCCTCATGTCCGCCGCAAGCCAGCCCTCGCTCCGGGGGCGCATGATCGATATCGGCGGCCGTTCGCTGCACATGGTCTGCGCGGGTCCCCAGGATGGGCGGCCCGTGGTCGTCATGGAGGCGGGCGCGTTCGGCCTGTCGGCCGACTGGGGGGCGGTCCAGAAGCAGCTGGCCGAGCAGGGGGTCCGTTCCTGCGCCTACGATCGGGCCGGCCTGGGCCGGTCGGCGCCGGGACCCGCGCCGCGGGACGGTCTGGCGATCGCCGGCGACTTCGAGAAGATGCTGGCCGCTTCGGGGGAGCCCGGCCCCTACATCTACGTCGGTCATTCGATGGCGGGCCTCTACGCGCGTCTCTTCGCGGCGCGCAACCCGGACAAGGTCGCCGGTCTGGTCCTGGTTGACGCGGCTACGCCGGAGGCGGCCGACATTCCGCAGGCGCGGACCTGGATCGGCCATTTCGTGAATGTCTCGCGCATGGCCGGATGGGGCGCGTCCGCCGGTCTGTTCAAGATCGTCTCGCCCTGGATGGGCGACCGCATCGGCCTGCCGGACGAGGCGGCCGGCGAGAAGAAGCGCGCCTTCGCCTCCGGGGTCCACAATCGCTGGTCGGGCCGCGAGGTGGCCGAATGGATGCAGACCTCGAAACAGGCGGCGGACGCGGGAAACTACGACCCCCGGACGCCGATCGCCGTGGTCACCGCCGGTCCGGAGAAGGGGCGCGAGGCCTGGAAGGCCGTCCAGACCGCGCCGGCGCGCGCCTCGGAGCACGGCTACATCCGCCACGTCGACGGAGCCGGCCACGCGACCCTGCTGGGAACGGCCTACGCCGAGGAGATCGTCAAGGCGGTGCTGTTCGTTCGCGACGCGGCGGCGGGTGAGGTCGAGCCGGCCTCGCAGCCGGTCGCGGCGTCGCCTGCCGGCTGAGCGGGCGGTAAGACTAAGGGACCGGCTGATTCGAGGGGGCGATGGACGCGGCGTTGACACTGGAGGGGGTGACGAAGCGCTACGGCGACTTCACCGCCGTGAACGACCTGTCCTTCTCCGCTCGGCGCGGCCGGATCCTCGGCTTCCTCGGACCGAACGGCGCCGGCAAGACCACCAGCATCCGCATGGTGCTGGGCCTGGTCGAGCCGACCAGCGGGCGCATCGGCGTGCTGGGCGCGCCGGACGCCCGCGGCGTCCGCGAGCGGGTCGGCTTCCTGCCCGAAGAGCGCGGGCTCTACCGGCGGATGACGCCGATCGAGGCGATCGTCTTCTTCGGCGGCCTCAAGGGCGTCCCCTCGGCCGTGGCGCGCAAGCGGGCGATCGCGATGCTGGAGGCCCAGGGGCTGGGCCACGCCGCGCGCCGCCAGATTCGGCACCTGTCCAAGGGCATGGCCCAGAAGGTCCAGCTGATCAGCGCGATCGTTCACCAGCCGGAGCTGGTCATCCTCGATGAGCCGTTCAGCGGGCTCGACCCGGTGAATCAGCTGGCGCTCGAACAGGTCATCCGCGACCTCGCCGCGGGCGGCGCCACCGTCGTCTTCTCCACCCATGTGATGCAGCATGCCGAACGGCTATGCGATCACGTCGTGCTGCTGGCCAAGGGACGCAAGGTCTTCGACGGCGGCGTGGCGGAGGCGCGCAGCCATGCGCCGCGGGCCCTGGTGCTGGAAGGGGCGTTCGACGAGAGCGCCGTCGCCGCCTTGCCAGGCGTCGCCGCCGTGACCGCCGAGGAGGCCGAGGACGGCCATCGCCGCTTCACCGCCGCCCTGGCCAAGGGCGCCGCCGGCCAGGACGCGCTCAAGGCGGCCTTCGCCCGCGGCCTTGACGTCAATCGCTTCGAGCTGCGGGAGCCGACCCTGCACGACGCCTTCATCACCCTGACCGGCGGGGAGGGCGCGCAATGAGCGTTCTGCTGCGCATCGCCGCCCGTGAGTATGTGGCCTACGTCCGGACGGTCGGGTTCTGGCTCTCCATGCTGCTGCTGCCCGTGGTCGCGGCGCTGGGCGGGGCCGTGCCGACGCTGATGGAGAGCCGATCCCCCGTCTCCGTAGTCGCCGTCATCGACCGGACGGGCGAAGGGGTGGGGACGGCCGTCCTGGCGCGCGCGCAGGCCGAATCCGACGGCCGGGCCCGTCCCGGTCTCGGCAAGCCGCCGCGGCTGCTGCTCGGGCCGCTCGACGCCGACGCGGAGGACGCCAAGGCCTGGCTCAACGGCGTTCGGCCCTATCCGGGGGGCGTCGAGCTGTCCGCCGTGGCGATCCTGTCCCGCGGCGCCGACGGCGGCGTCGCCCTCGACTACTGGAGCAATCACCTGTCGGACCCCGGGCCTCGCCAGGTGGTGCGGGCGGCGGTGACGGAGGTCATGCGCGAGCGCTATCTGACCCAGCGCGGCCTGGCCGCGGCCGATCTCGCCGCGCTGGACGAGCTGGGCCCCAAGGTCTCGGATTTCTCACCCAAGGCCGCCTCGGGCGAGGTGTCGCTCCGGGATCGCCTGCCCGGCCTGGTGGGCTTCGGCGCGGCGATGCTGCTGTGGTCGATGGTCCTGACGGGGGCCGGAATCCTGCTGAACAGCGTCGTCGAGGAGAAGTCCAGCCGTGTGCTCGAGGTCCTGCTGGCTTCGGCGTCGGTGTCCGAGATCATGTTCGGCAAGATCCTGGGCGTTCTGGGCGTGACCCTGACGGTGCTGGGCGTCTGGGGCGTGGTCGGCGCCGGGGCCATGACCCTGCTCGCGCCGACCATCGCCGCCGATGTCGCCTCGGTGCTCTTCGGCAAGGGGCTGGCGTTCTACTTCGGCTTCTACCTGATCGGCGGCTATCTGCTGTACGCGGCGATCTTCACCGCCGTCGGAGCCTTCTGCGAGACCACGCGCGAGGCCCAGACCCTGCTGGGGCCGGTGATGGCGGTCTTGGTCGTGCCGGTGCTGTTCATGACCCAGGCCATCCGGCGGCCCGACTCGCCGCTGCTCGAGGCGCTGTCGTGGGTTCCACCCTTCACGCCCTTCCTGATGACCGCCCGCGCGGCCGGCGAGCCGCCGCTCTGGCAGGTGCTGGGCACGGGCGCGTTGATGATCGCGACGGTCTTCGTCGTGGTCTGGCTGTCGGGGCGCGCCTTCCGGGCCGGGGCCCTGTCGACGGGCAAGGTCGACCTGAAGGGCCTGCTCGCGGCGGTGCGCAAGGGCGGGTGAGGAGAAGGGGACATGCTCCCGCAGGGTGCGTGTCCCCGTTCATCCACTGGGAAGCAGCAGGGGACACGCACCCTGCGGGAGCATGTCCCCGTGAAAGCAAAAGGGCCGCCCGACGGATCGGGCGGCCCTTTCGAATCTCGTGAGGAAGTCTCGCCTTAACGCGAGGGCTTCTTCGGCGCGGCGATCAGGCCTTCGCGCTGGGCGCGCTTGCGGGCCAGCTTGCGGGCGCGACGGACGGCTTCCGCCTTTTGGCGGGCGCGCTTTTCCGAGGGCTTCTCATAGGCGACGTGGCGCTTCATCTCGCGGAACGAGCCTTCGCGCTGCATCTTCTTCTTCAGGGCCTTAAGCGCCTGGTCGACGTTGTTGTCGCGGACGAAAATCTGAACCAGGGGACTCTCTCCTTCGGCTGCCCGCCGCTAGCCGTGCGGCGTGGCGGTCGAAATCATGAATTGTACGGCCCCGGGAGACGGCTCCCGTGGCGAGGGGCGCGAAATAGCAGAGCCAGGCGGGCTTGTCCACCGGCGACGGGTGGCGTCGCGCCGTATAGAATGCGCCCATGACCGCATCAGACGACTGGGCCGTGCGAACCGAGCAACAGGTGCTGGACGAGGCGCTGAAGCTGGCGCCGCGCCAGGGCTGGAGCCGCCCCATGGCGCTCGCCGCCGCCAAGACCGCGGGATTGACCGCGCCCGAGGCCGATCTGCTGTTGCCCGGCGGGCCGCGCGACCTGGCCGCCCTGCTGTCGCGGCGGCACGACGTCGCGACCCTGGCGGCCCTGCCCGACCCGGCGGGGCTGAAGATTCGCGAGCGTATCCGCACGGCGGTGGTCGCCCGGCTCGACGCCGCCGCACCGGACCAGGCGGCCCTGCACCGCTGGTTGGGCTTCCTGGCGCTGCCGATGAACCTGCCGTTGGCGCTGCGCCTGGTCTGGGAGAGCGCCGACCATCTGTGGCGCTGGGCCGGGGATACGGCCACGGACGAGAACCACTACAGCAAGCGGGCGATTCTCTCGGGCATCCTGATCGGGACCCTGGTCCAGGACCTGACCGCCGGCCGCGCCGCCGCGCTGGAGACGCTGGACGCCCGCATCCAGAACGTCATGGACTTCGAGAAGTGGAAGGCGGGCCTGAAGCCCTCCGACTTCGCCAAGGATGTCGCCGGCGCGCTGGCGCGGATTCGCTACGGCTAGGAGTCCGCCGGGGGACACGCTCCGAAGGTGCGTGTCCCCGTTCGTGGCGGTTTTGGGGACACGCACCTTCGGAGCATGTCCCCGATCGAGGCCTCACCCCTCCAGGGGCCGCACCCGGTTCACATGGCCCATCTTGCGGCCGGGACGCGGCGCGCCCTTGCCGTAGAGATGCAGGCGGGCGTTGGGCTCGCCGGCGATGGCCAGCCAGTCGTTCGCCTCGTCGCCGAGCAGGTTGGTCATTTCCACGCCGACCTTGGGCCGGGTGTCGCCCAGCGGCCAGCCGGCCACCGCGCGGATGTGCAGCTCGAACTGGTCGACCTCGCAGCCGTCCTGGGTCCAGTGGCCGGTGTTGTGGACGCGCGGCGCGATCTCATTGACCAGCAGGCGGCCGTCCTCGATCTCGAACAGCTCGATGCCCATGACGCCGACATAGTCCAGCCGGGTCAGGATCTCGCGGGAGATGCGCTCGGCCTCGGCCTGGAGGGCGGGCGTGACCCTGGCGGGCGCGATCGTCGTGCGCAGCACGCCGTTCTCGTGGATGTTCTCCGACACCGGATAGGTCGCCAGCTCGCCGTCGCGGCCGCGGGCGGCGATCACCGACAGCTCCCGCGTGAAAGCGGCCCTGGCCTCCAGGATCGACGGCGCCTCGCCGACGGAAGCGAAGGCGGCCGCGCCGTCGCCGGCCTGGCGGACCCAGGTCTGGCCCTTGCCGTCGTAGCCCTCGCGGCGGGTCTTCAGCAGCGCCGGGGCGCCGAGCGCGGCCAGGGCGGTCTCGACGTCGGCGGCCTGGTCGATGGGGGCGAAGGCCACGGTCGGGGCGCTGGCGGCGTTGAGGAAGGTCTTCTCCTCGACCCGATCCTGGGCGACGCGCAGGGCTTCGCCGCCGGGGGCGACGTGGGCGCCGAGATCCTTCAGCGTCGCCACCACCGCGGCGGGGACATTCTCGAACTCGTAGGTGATGACGTCGCTGGCCTCGGCCAGAGCCTTCAGCGCCGCGGGATCGGCGTAGTCCGCCACGATCGTGCGCTTGACCACGCGCGAGGCGGGCGAGCCTTCGTCCGGCGTCAGCACCACGACGTCCAGGCCCAGACGGGCCGCGGCCAGGGCCAGCATCCGGCCCAGCTGGCCGCCGCCGAGGATGCCGACGGTCGAACCCGGCGGCAGAGGGAAGGCGACGCTCATCAGTCCTCGACCGTCTCGGCGACCGAGCCGGTCTGCTCGGCGACATAGGTTTCGAGGCGCTGGGCCAGGGCCGGGTCGCCCAGGGCCAGGATGCGGGCGGCCAGCAGGCCGGCGTTCTTGGCCCCGGCCACGCCCACCGCCAGGGTGGCGACCGGAATGCCGCCGGGCATCTGGACGATGGAGAGCAGCGAATCGAGGCCGTTCTGCAGCTTCGATTCGACCGGCACGCCGAGCACCGGCAGTTCGGTCAGCGAAGCGGTCATGCCGGGCAGATGCGCGGCGCCGCCGGCGCCGGCGATGATCACCTTGAAGCCCGCGGCCTTGGCCCCCTTGGCGAAGGCGTACATGCGGTCGGGCGTGCGGTGCGCCGAGACCACCTTGGCCTCGTAGGCGACGCCCAGGGCGTCGAGGTAGTCGGCGGCGTGCTTCATGGTGGGCCAGTCGGAGCGGCTGCCCATGATGATGGCGACCGGCGGGCTTGCGCTCATGACGTAGTCATCCCCTGTCCGGAGTCTGGAGGAGGGAGGGCTCCGGAGCCATTCCGCATAGCGGGATCGCCTCCCTCTTTCCAGAAGTGTGAGCACGATGGCCGCCGAAACCGGCTTCCACTTTCGCCTTTCGTGCTCCGGAAAGGCGCGGAGTATAGGCGCCGCTTGTCGCGCCGCAACCGATGCGTCAGATTCCGTTGCGTCGGGTGGTTGGACTTTGATTCTCGCATGAAGATCGGCGGCGCACGGGCGGAAGCCTTCTCTGCGATGCGGAAGCGGGCGCTGGCGCGCGCCGGCGCGGAGGCGACGGCGCATCAGGCCGCGCCGGCCGACAAGACCGCCTTCCTCGGCCTGGACGAAACGGACCTGACCCCGCCCGTCCAGAGCGCCATCAAGACCCTGCTGACCGAGATCGACGATCTGCGCGGCGAGGTCGGCCGGCTGAAGGGCCGCCTGGCCGAGGTCGAGGCCCTGGCCGACCGCGACGTCCTGACCCCGCTGCTGAACCGGCGCGCCTTCGTGCGCGAGCTGCACCGCGTCGCCGCCTTCGCCGCCCGCTACGGCTCGCCTGCGTCGGTGGTCTATTTCGATCTCGACGGCTTCAAGAGCGTCAACGACCGCTTCGGCCACGCCGCCGGCGACATGGCGTTGCGGGCGGTGGCCGATCGGCTGCTGGCCAACACGCGCGAGACCGACATCGTCGGCCGCCTGGGCGGGGACGAGTTCGCCGTCATCCTGGTGCAGACCGACCTTGAGACCGCCAACGCCAAGGCCGAGCGGCTGAAGCAGGTGATCCAGTCGACGCCGGTCGACCTGGGCGACTGGTCCGCGCCCCTGCGGGTCAGCTACGGCGTGCGTCCGGTCGAGGGCGGCGCCGACCCCGAAACCGTCCTCGCCGAAGCCGACGCCCGGATGTTTGTGCGCAAGCGCGCCGGCGTTTGATCCTCTTCCAAACAATCGTTCGTCCAGGCTAGGCTGCCTCCTCAAGGGGAGGAAAGAGACCATGCAGAGTCTTGCCGAACGTCGCATCCAGGTGGTGCGCGACCATATGGCGCTGGAGTGCGTCTGCGACTGGGACGCGGTCATCGCGACCTTCGAGCATCCGCGCTACGAGATGGCCACGGGCGCGGTCTTCGACGGCGAGGCGGCGGTGCGCGGCTACTTCGCCGCCTCGCGGACGCCTTTCCCGGACCAGGGCAACGAGATCATCGCCATCGCCCATGACGGCGACACCGTGCTGGTCGAGTTCTGGCTGACCGGCACGCACCTGGGCCCGCTGAAGTTCGGCGGCAAGGTCGTCGAGCCGACGGGCCGCGCCTTCCGCGTGCGGATGACCGCGACCTTCGAGTTCGCGCCGAACGGCGACGGCATCGTCTGCGAGCGCCCGTTCTTCGACCCCGGCGCCGTCGGCCGGGCGCTGGGGCTGGCTTAGGACTTCTTGGCCCTTTTCAGCCTGTCGTCCCGGCGAAGGCCGGGATGACCGGTGTGGGGCGGGCGGCCCTAGTAGCTCGCCCCGTCGACCTTGTTCAGGGTCAGGGCGTCCAGGTCGATGGAGGGGACGGTGCGCAGGTTGATGGCCCGGATGGCCGCGCCGTCGGGGGTTTCGCCCTCGGCGAACGGCTGGACCCCGCAGGCGCTGCAGAAGCGGTGGCGGATCTTGTGCCGGTTGAAGAGGTGCTCGGTCAGCGCCTCCTCGCCGCTGGTCAGGGTGAAGGCGGCGGCCGGCACGAAGGTCAGCAGCAGGCCCTTCCGGCGACAGTGCGAGCAGTTGCAGCTGACGGCGTCGGCCGGCGGCTCCGCCGTCACGGTGAAGGTCACCGCGCCGCAATGGCAGCTTCCCTGGTAGCTCATCGTCGCCTCCGGAGTTCTTGGTATGTTCCGAAAGCGATAACATCGATCAACGAGGGTCGACAAGGCCGGAGCCGCCCCCCGAGAGGCGCGGCTCCGGCCGAGGCTGTCCCTAGAAGGTCAGTGCGCGGGCTTCCTTCACGTGCGGCAGGGCCTGGATCTGGGCCAGCACCGTGTCCGCCGGCGCCTGGTCGACGCCGACCAGGGCGATGGCGTCCTCTTCAGCGGCCACGCGGCCAAGGTTGAAGGTGGCGATGTTCACCCCGGCCTCGGCCAGGATGGTGCCCAGGGCGCCGATGAAGCCCGGCTTGTCGAGGTTGTTGACGTAGAGCATGGCCGGGGCGAAGGCCGCGTCCAGCTCCATGCCCTTGACCTCGACGATGCGCGGCGCGCCGCCGATCACGGTGCCGGCGAAGGCGCGGACGCCCTTTTCGGTGGTGATCGTGACCCGCATCAGGCTGTCGTAGATCGGGCTGTCGTCCTGGCGGCTTTCCGAGACGACGATGCCGCGATCCTTCGCCACTGCGGGGGCCGAGACCATGTTGATCTCCGCCAGCATCGGCCGCAGCACGCCGGCGAGGGCGGCGCTGGTCATCGGCTTGACGTTCAGCTGGGCGACCTGGCCCTCGTAGGCGATGTCGATGCTGTTGATGCCGAAGTCGACCATCTGGCCCGCGAAAGCGCCGATCTTCTCGGCCAGGGCCACGAAGGGCTTCAGTTTCGGCGCTTCCTCGGCGGTGATCGAGGGGCTGTTCAGGGCGTTGGTGACGGCGCCGGTCAGCAGGAAGTCGCTGACCTGCTCGGCGACCTGCAGGGCCACGTTCTCCTGGGCTTCGTTGGTGCTGGCGCCCAGGTGCGGCGTGGCCACGACCTTGTCGCTGCCGAACAGCGGGTTCTCCTTGGCGGGCTCGGTGACGAAGACGTCGAAGCCGGCCCCGGCGACGTGGCCGTTGTCGAGCAGTTCTCGCAGAGCCGTCTCGTCGACCAGGCCGCCGCGGGCGCAGTTGACGATCAGCACGCCCTTCTTGGTCTTGGCCAGGTTCTCGGCCGACAGGATGTTGCGGGTCTTGTCGGTCAGCGGGGTGTGCAGGGTGATGACGTCGGCGCGAGCCAGGAGGTCTTCCAGCTCGACCTTCTCGACGCCCATCTCGATGGCGCGTTCGGGCGACAGGAACGGGTCGTAGGCGATGACCTTCATCTTCAGGCCGTTGGCGCGGTCCGCGACGATGCCGCCGATGTTGCCGGCGCCGATCAGGCCGAGGGTCTTGGCGTAGAGCTCCACGCCCATGAAGCGGTTCTTCTCCCACTTGCCTTGCTGCGTGCTGGCGTCCGCCGCCGGGATCTGGCGGGCCAGGGCGAACATCATGGCGATGGCGTGCTCGGCGGTGGTGATCGAGTTGCCGAAGGGGGTGTTCATGACCACCACGCCCTTGGCGGTGGCGGCGGGGATGTCGACGTTGTCGACGCCGATGCCGGCCCGGGCGATGACCTTCAAGTTCGTGGCGGCGGCGATGACGTCCTTGTCGAGCTTGGCGCCCGAGCGGATGGCGATGCCGTCGTAGTCGCCGATGACGGCGATCAGCTCGTCCTTGGCCAGGCCGGTCTTGATGTCGAAGTCGACGCCGCGGTTCTTGAAGATGTCGACGGCGGCGGGGCTCAGTTTGTCGGCGATGAGGACGCGGGGCATGGAGGGACTCCTTGCTGGATGTCTGAATGGGGCCCCCTCCGTCCCGCCTTCGGCGGTCCACCTTCCCCAGAGGGGAGGATCTCCGGCGCGGATGCTCCCCTCTGGGGGAGCTGTCGCCGCGGAGCGGTGACTGAGGGGGTTCTAGGGAAGCTTAGGCGGTCGCCAGTTCGGTGGAGATGGACGCGAAGGCCCAGTCGAGCCAGGGCGTCAGGGCGACCACGTCGGCCGTGTCGACCGTCGCGCCGCACCAGATGCGCAGGCCCGGAGGCGCCTTGGCGTAGCCGCCGATGTCGTAGGCGGCCTTTTCCTTCTCCAGCACCGAGGCCAGCTTCTTGGCGAAGTCGGCCTGAGCATCGGCGGGCAGGGCGGTGACGCGCGGATCCACGACCTTCAGGCAGACGGAGGTATTGCTCCGGATCGCCTTGTCCTGCGCCAGGAAGTCGACCCAGTCGGTCTTGGCCACCCAGGCCTCGAGCGCGGCCAGGTTGGCTTCCGAACGGGTTTTCATGCCGGCGGCGCCGCCGACGGTTTCGGCCCAGTTCAGGGCGTCCAGAGCGTCCTCGACGCAGAGCAGCGAGGGCGTGTTGATCGTGGCGCCTTCGAAGATCGCGGCGTTGAACTTGCCGTTGTCGACCATGCGGAACAGCTTCGGCATCGGCCAGGCGGGGGTGTAGCTCTCCAGCCGGGCGACCGCGCGGGGCGACAGGATCAGCACGCCGTGGGCGGCCTCGCCGCCGAGCGCCTTCTGCCAGGAGAAGGTCACCGCATCGAGCTTGGCCCAGTCCAGGTCCTGGGCGAAGGCGGCGCTGGTGGCGTCGCAGATCACGATGCCGGTGCGATCGGCCGAGATGAAGTCGGCGTTCGGCACGCGCACGCCGCTGGTGGTGCCGTTCCAGGTGAAGACCAGATCGGCGTCCGGGCGGACCTTCGAGGTGTCCGGCAGCTGGCCGTAGGGCGCGTCGAGCACCTCGACGCCCGGCAGCTTGAGTTGTTTCGTGACGTCCGTGACCCAGTCCTTGCCGAAGGACTCGAAGGCCAGCAGCTGGACCGGCTTCGGGCCCAGCATCGACCACATGGCCATCTCGACGGCGCCGGTGTCGGAGCCGGGAACGATGCCGACCAGGAAGTCGGCCGGAACGCCCAGCACCTCGCGGGTGCGGTCGATGGCCAGCTTCAGCTTGGCCTTGCCCGGCTTGCCGCGGTGCGAGCGGCCCAGGACGGCGTCGTTGAGTTTTTCGGGGGTCCATCCGGGGCGCTTGGCGCACGGGCCGGAAGAGAACTCGGGGCGCGCCGGACGGTATTCCGGCTTTTGCGGAGTCGTAGTCACTGCGATGTCTCCCATCCTTGCAGATGAGCAGCGCCCCGTTGGGAGGGCGTGGCCCGCCGCCGAAGAACCTCATTTTGCGGCGCCGCACAAGCGGAGATTTTCTGGAGGGCGGTCGAGGGAGCTTCCGGGCGGCCTTCCCGGCGTTGCGAGATCGGCGTTCTCCGACTACCGTCCCGTCGGGGCGAGGAGGGGCATGATGAAGCTCTGGATTGTGGGCCTGGCGCTGGTGCTGGCGGGCTGCGGCACGCTGCCGGCGCGCGAGGCGGGCGCCTTCCGGACGCTGGCCGCCGCCGACCGGGACGCCTTCGTGGCGCTGGCCGCCAAGGAGTCCGAGACGGTGAACGCCATCGCGCTCGCGCGGCCCGGGGGCAGCCTGGAGCGGGACAATTGCGACATCGGCGGCTCGGGCGCCTGCGAGCTGCTGGTGGCGTTCCCGGACGGCGCGTCGTTTCGGCTTGCGCCGACGGCATCGGAGACCCGGGCGCTGATCACGGCGTTGGCGGCCTATGGCGACGCTATGGCCGAACTGGCCGAGGCGCAGGACGTCGCCGCCGCCCAGGCCGCCGCCGGACGGGCGGGCGCCGCGGTGAAGGGGCTCGTAGCGGTGATCCCGGGCGCCCCGACGCTCGCCGGCCCGATCGTCGACGGCGTCGTCTGGGCCTCGAACCAGGGCCTGGTCGAGAAGCGGCGGGCGGCCCTTCGCCAGGCGGCGGAGCGAGCGGACCCCGCCGTCCGGTTGGCCGCCGAGCGAATGGGACGCGTATCGGACCGGCTGAAGTCGAACCTGGAGCGGGCGGCGGTGATGAAGCTCGATGCGGCCTGGGAGGCTTGGCAGCGCGCGCCCGACGACGCGACGCGGCAGGCGCAGTTCGCTCTGGCGGCGACGGCGGCGGTCGACGTCAACGCCGCCCGGCAGGTGCGGACGGACTACCGCCCCCTGGCCGACGGGCATGCGACGCTGGTCCAGGCTCTGAGGGGCGGCGGGGATCCCGCCGCGGCGCTGGGCGAGCTGCAGACCTTCGTGGGCATCCTGACGGCGGCGAAGAGCGCGATGGCGGAAACGGA
Coding sequences within:
- a CDS encoding alpha/beta fold hydrolase, with the protein product MLKFAQRGAAGFALAVLVLIALGGLMSAASQPSLRGRMIDIGGRSLHMVCAGPQDGRPVVVMEAGAFGLSADWGAVQKQLAEQGVRSCAYDRAGLGRSAPGPAPRDGLAIAGDFEKMLAASGEPGPYIYVGHSMAGLYARLFAARNPDKVAGLVLVDAATPEAADIPQARTWIGHFVNVSRMAGWGASAGLFKIVSPWMGDRIGLPDEAAGEKKRAFASGVHNRWSGREVAEWMQTSKQAADAGNYDPRTPIAVVTAGPEKGREAWKAVQTAPARASEHGYIRHVDGAGHATLLGTAYAEEIVKAVLFVRDAAAGEVEPASQPVAASPAG
- a CDS encoding ABC transporter ATP-binding protein; the protein is MDAALTLEGVTKRYGDFTAVNDLSFSARRGRILGFLGPNGAGKTTSIRMVLGLVEPTSGRIGVLGAPDARGVRERVGFLPEERGLYRRMTPIEAIVFFGGLKGVPSAVARKRAIAMLEAQGLGHAARRQIRHLSKGMAQKVQLISAIVHQPELVILDEPFSGLDPVNQLALEQVIRDLAAGGATVVFSTHVMQHAERLCDHVVLLAKGRKVFDGGVAEARSHAPRALVLEGAFDESAVAALPGVAAVTAEEAEDGHRRFTAALAKGAAGQDALKAAFARGLDVNRFELREPTLHDAFITLTGGEGAQ
- a CDS encoding ABC transporter permease — encoded protein: MSVLLRIAAREYVAYVRTVGFWLSMLLLPVVAALGGAVPTLMESRSPVSVVAVIDRTGEGVGTAVLARAQAESDGRARPGLGKPPRLLLGPLDADAEDAKAWLNGVRPYPGGVELSAVAILSRGADGGVALDYWSNHLSDPGPRQVVRAAVTEVMRERYLTQRGLAAADLAALDELGPKVSDFSPKAASGEVSLRDRLPGLVGFGAAMLLWSMVLTGAGILLNSVVEEKSSRVLEVLLASASVSEIMFGKILGVLGVTLTVLGVWGVVGAGAMTLLAPTIAADVASVLFGKGLAFYFGFYLIGGYLLYAAIFTAVGAFCETTREAQTLLGPVMAVLVVPVLFMTQAIRRPDSPLLEALSWVPPFTPFLMTARAAGEPPLWQVLGTGALMIATVFVVVWLSGRAFRAGALSTGKVDLKGLLAAVRKGG
- the rpsU gene encoding 30S ribosomal protein S21, which codes for MVQIFVRDNNVDQALKALKKKMQREGSFREMKRHVAYEKPSEKRARQKAEAVRRARKLARKRAQREGLIAAPKKPSR
- a CDS encoding COQ9 family protein, which codes for MTASDDWAVRTEQQVLDEALKLAPRQGWSRPMALAAAKTAGLTAPEADLLLPGGPRDLAALLSRRHDVATLAALPDPAGLKIRERIRTAVVARLDAAAPDQAALHRWLGFLALPMNLPLALRLVWESADHLWRWAGDTATDENHYSKRAILSGILIGTLVQDLTAGRAAALETLDARIQNVMDFEKWKAGLKPSDFAKDVAGALARIRYG
- a CDS encoding 5-(carboxyamino)imidazole ribonucleotide synthase, which translates into the protein MSVAFPLPPGSTVGILGGGQLGRMLALAAARLGLDVVVLTPDEGSPASRVVKRTIVADYADPAALKALAEASDVITYEFENVPAAVVATLKDLGAHVAPGGEALRVAQDRVEEKTFLNAASAPTVAFAPIDQAADVETALAALGAPALLKTRREGYDGKGQTWVRQAGDGAAAFASVGEAPSILEARAAFTRELSVIAARGRDGELATYPVSENIHENGVLRTTIAPARVTPALQAEAERISREILTRLDYVGVMGIELFEIEDGRLLVNEIAPRVHNTGHWTQDGCEVDQFELHIRAVAGWPLGDTRPKVGVEMTNLLGDEANDWLAIAGEPNARLHLYGKGAPRPGRKMGHVNRVRPLEG
- the purE gene encoding 5-(carboxyamino)imidazole ribonucleotide mutase — protein: MSASPPVAIIMGSRSDWPTMKHAADYLDALGVAYEAKVVSAHRTPDRMYAFAKGAKAAGFKVIIAGAGGAAHLPGMTASLTELPVLGVPVESKLQNGLDSLLSIVQMPGGIPVATLAVGVAGAKNAGLLAARILALGDPALAQRLETYVAEQTGSVAETVED
- a CDS encoding GGDEF domain-containing protein — its product is MKIGGARAEAFSAMRKRALARAGAEATAHQAAPADKTAFLGLDETDLTPPVQSAIKTLLTEIDDLRGEVGRLKGRLAEVEALADRDVLTPLLNRRAFVRELHRVAAFAARYGSPASVVYFDLDGFKSVNDRFGHAAGDMALRAVADRLLANTRETDIVGRLGGDEFAVILVQTDLETANAKAERLKQVIQSTPVDLGDWSAPLRVSYGVRPVEGGADPETVLAEADARMFVRKRAGV
- a CDS encoding ester cyclase; protein product: MQSLAERRIQVVRDHMALECVCDWDAVIATFEHPRYEMATGAVFDGEAAVRGYFAASRTPFPDQGNEIIAIAHDGDTVLVEFWLTGTHLGPLKFGGKVVEPTGRAFRVRMTATFEFAPNGDGIVCERPFFDPGAVGRALGLA
- a CDS encoding GFA family protein produces the protein MSYQGSCHCGAVTFTVTAEPPADAVSCNCSHCRRKGLLLTFVPAAAFTLTSGEEALTEHLFNRHKIRHRFCSACGVQPFAEGETPDGAAIRAINLRTVPSIDLDALTLNKVDGASY